A window from Pangasianodon hypophthalmus isolate fPanHyp1 chromosome 16, fPanHyp1.pri, whole genome shotgun sequence encodes these proteins:
- the si:dkey-150i13.2 gene encoding mitochondrial carnitine/acylcarnitine carrier protein, with protein MGDTARDRRISPVKNFVAGGVGGACLLLAGHPLDTIKVRLQTQPKASCSQYVLYTGTLDCFRKTLSREGALGLYKGMGAPLAGVAPMMAISFFGFGLGKQLLQSDPSVPITSTQTFLAGMLAGVLTTVIVAPGERIKCLLQVQSISGQLKYTGPMDCAVKLYKQQGIRSVYKGTVFTLIRDVPSSGLYFLTYEHLKNVLTPEGESVDRLSTPRILLAGGTAGIVNWAVALPPDVLKSNFQTAADGRYSGLVDVLRTLLRDEGAGALYKGLSAVMLRAFPANAACFLGFEVALKCLNWLAPDW; from the exons atgggagacaCGGCGCGAGACCGGCGCATCTCTCCGGTAAAGAACTTCGTGGCCGGTGGAGTCGGGGGCGCGTGCCTGCTGCTCGCCGGTCATCCGCTCGATACCATCAag GTTCGCCTTCAGACGCAGCCCAAAGCCTCGTGCTCTCAGTATGTGCTGTACACAGGAACGCTCGACTGCTTCCGGAAAACTCTGTCCAGAGAG GGAGCGTTGGGGCTGTATAAAGGAATGGGAGCGCCGCTGGCCGGAGTGGCTCCCATGATGGCCATCAGCTTCTTCGGATTTGGACTCGGGAAGCAGCTGCTCCAGAGCGACCCGTCTGTCCCCATCAC CTCCACACAGACGTTCCTGGCCGGAATGTTAGCCGGAGTTTTAACTACAGTGATTGTAGCTCCAGGAGAGAGGATCAAGTGTCTGCTTCag gtgcAGTCCATCAGCGGGCAGCTGAAATACACCGGGCCGATGGACTGTGCAGTGAAACTGTATAAACAGCAAGGCATTCGCAGTGTGTATAAGGGAACCGTCTTCACTCTtattagag ATGTTCCTTCTTCTGGTCTCTACTTTCTAACGTACGAACACCTCAAAAATGTCCTGACTCCTGAGGGCGAGAG cgtggaCCGACTCAGCACTCCGAGGATTCTTCTGGCCGGAGGAACTGCTGGAATCGTGAACTGGGCCGTCGCTCTTCCACCTGATGTCCTCAAATCCAATTTCCAGACAG CTGCTGACGGACGCTACTCGGGTTTAGTGGATGTTTTGCGAACGCTGCTGAGAGATGAAGGAGCCGGAGCGCTGTATAAAGGCCTGAGTGCGGTCATGCTGCGAGCGTTTCCTGCTAACGCG GCTTGTTTTTTGGGATTTGAAGTGGCTCTAAAGTGTTTAAACTGGCTCGCACCAGACTGGTGA
- the LOC113525324 gene encoding rab GDP dissociation inhibitor alpha, translated as MDEEYDVIVLGTGLTECILSGIMSVNGKKVLHMDRNQYYGGESSSITPLEELYKHFSLPDSPAESMGRGRDWNVDLIPKFLMANGQLVKMLLYTEVTRYLDFKVIEGSFVYKGGKIYKVPSTESEALASNLMGMFEKRRFRKFLVFVANFDENDPKTFEGVDPRSTTMRDVYKKFDLGQDVIDFTGHALALYRTDDYLEQPCLETINRIKLYSESLARYGKSPYLYPLYGLGELPQGFARLSAIYGGTYMLNKPVDEIVMENGRVVGVKSEGEVARCKQLICDPSYVPDRVRKAGQVIRVICILSHPIKNTNDANSCQIIIPQNQVNRNSDIYVCMISYAHNVAAQGKYIAIASTTVETSDPEAEIQPALELLEPIDQKFVAISDLYEPSDDGTESQVFCSRAYDATTHFETTCNDIKDIYKRMTGTDFDFENMKRKQNDVFGEDEQ; from the exons ATGGATGAGGAATATGATGTGATTGTTTTGGGAACCGGACTCACG GAGTGCATCCTGTCCGGGATCATGTCCGTTAACGGGAAGAAGGTTCTGCACATGGACAGGAACCAGTACTACGGTGGAGAGAGTTCCTCCATCACACCACTGGAGGAG CTCTACAAGCATTTCAGTCTGCCGGACAGTCCAGCCGAGTCCATGGGCCGAGGAAGAGACTGGAACGTCGACCTCATTCCCAAATTCCTCATGGCTAACG GTCAGCTGGTGAAGATGTTGCTGTACACAGAAGTGACTCGTTATCTGGACTTTAAAGTGATCGAGGGAAGTTTCGTGTATAAAGGAGGAAAAATCTACAAGGTTCCGTCGACGGAATCCGAGGCGCTGGCTTCCA ATCTGATGGGAATGTTCGAGAAGAGAAGGTTCCGCAAGTTCCTGGTTTTCGTGGCCAACTTTGACGAGAACGACCCCAAGACCTTCGAGGGCGTGGACCCCAGGAGCACCACCATGCGTGACGTGTATAAGAAGTTTGACCTGGGGCAGGACGTGATCGATTTCACAGGCCACGCCCTGGCGCTCTACAGGACGGACGA CTATCTGGAGCAGCCGTGTCTGGAGACGATTAACCGCATTAAACTGTACAGCGAGTCTCTGGCGCGCTACGGGAAGAGCCCGTACCTCTACCCCCTGTACGGACTCGGAGAACTGCCTCAGGGATTCGCCAG ATTAAGCGCGATCTACGGAGGTACCTACATGCTGAACAAGCCTGTGGATGAGATCGTTATGGAGAACGGACGTGTGGTGGGCGTGAAGTCCGAGGGAGAG GTTGCTCGCTGTAAGCAGCTGATCTGTGACCCGAGCTACGTTCCGGACCGAGTGCGTAAAGCGGGTCAGGTGATCCGCGTCATCTGCATCCTCAGCCATCCGATCAAGAACACCAACGACGCCAACTCCTGCCAGATCATCATCCCGCAGAACCAAGTCAACCGCAACTCGG atatttACGTGTGTATGATCTCGTACGCCCATAACGTGGCCGCTCAGGGTAAATACATCGCCATCGCCAGCACCACGGTGGAGACGAGCGACCCCGAGGCCGAGATCCAGCCCGCTCTCGAGCTGCTCGAGCCCATCGACCAGAA GTTTGTGGCCATCAGTGATCTGTACGAGCCGTCAGATGATGGAACAGAGAGTCAG GTCTTCTGCTCTCGAGCGTACGACGCCACCACACACTTCGAAACGACCTGCAACGACATCAAGGACATCTACAAGCGCATGACCGGGACTGACTTTGACTTTGAGAACATGAAGCGCAAACAGAACGACGTGTTCGGGGAGGACGAGCAGTGA